From a region of the Bradyrhizobium sp. KBS0727 genome:
- a CDS encoding patatin-like phospholipase family protein: MAEVQDDRSSFPAESGPGQVVLVLQGGGALGSYQAGVYQALDEAGIEPDWIIGTSIGAINAALIAGNTPQNRLSRLHEFWKKMEQNPVWKFRAAFPDFTQKLSYWSTVINGIPGFFQPNPLAHAGDCYPLGADHAGYYSTSPLERTLTELIDFNLVNQCTPRLTVGAAHVRSSEMRYFDSRDGEIGVKHIMASGALPPAFPAVRIDGELYWDGGILSNTPTEAVFDDNPRKNSLIFSVHLWNSAGAEPTTMAEVLNRHKDVQYSSRIVSHIARQQQAHRLRHVINQLAARLPESERNSEAVRELASYGCSTRMHVVRLQAPQLTREDHTKDIDFSPSGIMQRWDAGYRHTKAVLERKPWVGEFDPLSGVVLHDHAEIMPMAAE, translated from the coding sequence ATGGCCGAAGTTCAGGATGATCGTTCTTCATTTCCGGCTGAATCCGGGCCGGGACAGGTCGTGCTGGTGCTGCAGGGCGGTGGCGCGCTTGGTTCGTATCAGGCCGGCGTCTACCAGGCGCTGGACGAGGCCGGCATCGAGCCGGACTGGATCATCGGCACCTCGATCGGCGCCATTAATGCCGCCCTGATCGCGGGCAACACGCCGCAGAACCGGCTGTCGCGGTTGCACGAGTTCTGGAAGAAGATGGAACAGAATCCGGTCTGGAAGTTTCGTGCCGCCTTTCCGGATTTTACACAAAAGCTGTCCTATTGGTCGACTGTGATCAACGGCATTCCCGGCTTCTTCCAGCCGAATCCGTTGGCCCATGCCGGCGACTGCTATCCGCTGGGAGCTGACCATGCCGGTTATTATTCGACGTCGCCGCTGGAGCGGACGCTGACCGAACTGATCGATTTCAACCTGGTCAACCAGTGTACGCCGAGGCTGACGGTGGGCGCCGCCCATGTCCGCTCCAGTGAAATGCGCTACTTCGACAGCCGCGACGGCGAGATTGGGGTCAAGCACATCATGGCCTCAGGCGCGCTGCCACCGGCATTCCCAGCCGTGCGTATCGACGGCGAACTGTATTGGGACGGCGGCATTCTCTCGAACACGCCGACCGAGGCCGTGTTCGACGACAATCCGCGCAAGAACTCACTGATCTTCTCCGTACATTTGTGGAATTCGGCCGGCGCGGAGCCGACCACGATGGCGGAAGTGCTGAACCGGCACAAGGACGTACAGTATTCGAGCCGGATCGTCAGCCACATCGCCCGCCAGCAGCAGGCGCATCGTCTGCGTCACGTCATTAACCAGCTTGCGGCGCGATTGCCCGAGTCGGAGCGCAACAGCGAGGCGGTAAGAGAGCTTGCGAGCTATGGCTGTTCGACGCGGATGCATGTGGTGCGGCTGCAGGCGCCGCAGCTTACCCGCGAGGATCACACCAAGGATATCGACTTCAGTCCGTCCGGAATCATGCAGCGCTGGGACGCCGGCTATCGCCACACCAAGGCGGTGCTTGAGCGCAAGCCCTGGGTCGGCGAGTTCGATCCGCTCTCGGGGGTGGTGCTCCATGATCATGCGGAGATCATGCCGATGGCAGCGGAATAA